A genome region from Altererythrobacter aquiaggeris includes the following:
- a CDS encoding STAS/SEC14 domain-containing protein: MLDFLPQPAGTVAMRLTGRMHYEDFERAYQKLEEALASAASVNVYAEIMQFKGFDLDILFKSISIDRTLLDRLDRFGRVAVVSDQGWIRALARVESAILDKVTYRIFTPGQRDAALAWVEGRDDLPYGHNIRIIETDKNDVLGFEVSGHLGHEEVDRMAREVNALRAEHRPRAVLVRYTLYDGFDPAILLDREYAKMKLGLLRLNEKYALVGGPEWMRELVKTIDPLLKADLRTFDLKDEARAWEWLAAEPVIERPLAEA, from the coding sequence ATGCTCGACTTTTTGCCACAACCTGCCGGAACTGTTGCCATGCGGCTGACTGGCCGGATGCATTACGAGGATTTCGAACGGGCCTATCAGAAATTGGAAGAAGCGCTGGCATCTGCCGCAAGTGTTAATGTCTATGCGGAGATTATGCAGTTCAAAGGCTTCGATCTGGATATCCTGTTCAAAAGCATATCGATCGACCGGACGCTGCTCGACAGGCTGGACCGCTTTGGACGCGTCGCGGTAGTCAGTGACCAAGGCTGGATACGCGCATTGGCACGGGTCGAAAGCGCCATACTGGACAAGGTAACCTACCGCATATTCACACCCGGCCAGCGGGATGCAGCCTTGGCCTGGGTCGAGGGCCGCGATGATCTGCCTTATGGGCATAATATCCGGATTATCGAGACCGACAAAAACGATGTGCTGGGATTCGAAGTCAGCGGCCATCTGGGGCATGAAGAGGTGGACCGGATGGCCCGCGAAGTTAACGCGCTGCGGGCCGAGCATCGCCCGAGAGCAGTGCTCGTGCGGTACACATTATACGACGGGTTCGATCCTGCCATCCTGCTGGACCGGGAATATGCGAAAATGAAACTGGGCCTGCTCAGGCTGAACGAGAAATACGCCTTGGTCGGTGGGCCGGAGTGGATGCGCGAACTGGTCAAGACTATCGATCCGCTTCTCAAAGCCGATCTGCGCACCTTCGATCTGAAAGACGAGGCGCGGGCATGGGAATGGCTCGCCGCGGAACCGGTGATCGAACGCCCGCTCGCCGAAGCCTGA
- a CDS encoding TIGR01244 family sulfur transferase: MDITRLSPHYAVSAQLTRDDLEHAARLGFRTIVDNRPDGEAPDQPSAQAMEIAAQKLGLGFAYIPVVPGEPCTQQAVMLKQVLATMETPVLAYCRSGARSTLLWQEYCKMPPAHREPDAR; encoded by the coding sequence ATGGATATCACTCGCCTTTCACCGCACTATGCGGTTAGCGCGCAATTGACCCGGGATGATCTGGAGCACGCGGCCCGGCTCGGGTTCCGGACAATCGTCGATAACCGGCCAGACGGCGAAGCGCCCGATCAACCATCAGCCCAGGCGATGGAAATTGCCGCGCAGAAACTGGGCCTTGGATTTGCCTATATCCCGGTTGTGCCGGGCGAACCCTGCACGCAGCAGGCGGTCATGCTGAAGCAAGTGCTGGCGACGATGGAAACACCGGTTCTGGCATATTGCCGCAGCGGCGCCCGCTCGACCTTGCTCTGGCAGGAATATTGCAAAATGCCGCCGGCACACCGTGAACCTGACGCGCGATAG
- a CDS encoding YeeE/YedE family protein: MRKLFIALLTGTIFGAGLTLSDMVNPARVIAFLDLFGSWDPSLAFVMGGALIPSAIAYAMSRRMQGPVFHPTFHIPENKVIDPQLMVGGAMFGAGWGLAGYCPGPALAGLAFGAWQTAVFVVAMVAGMWLHGILVDRRPGFISSLAS; encoded by the coding sequence ATGCGCAAATTGTTCATCGCATTGCTGACCGGGACGATTTTCGGTGCTGGACTGACATTGTCCGACATGGTCAATCCGGCGCGGGTCATTGCATTTCTCGATCTGTTCGGCAGTTGGGATCCCTCGCTCGCCTTCGTGATGGGCGGCGCGCTGATCCCGTCGGCTATCGCATACGCTATGTCCCGCAGGATGCAGGGTCCGGTCTTTCATCCGACCTTCCACATCCCCGAAAACAAAGTGATCGATCCCCAGCTTATGGTTGGCGGTGCGATGTTCGGGGCGGGGTGGGGGCTGGCCGGATATTGCCCCGGTCCGGCATTGGCGGGGCTGGCATTCGGTGCCTGGCAAACCGCGGTGTTCGTTGTTGCGATGGTCGCGGGAATGTGGCTGCACGGCATATTGGTCGATCGGCGGCCGGGGTTCATCAGCTCGCTGGCAAGCTAG
- a CDS encoding tyrosine-type recombinase/integrase: MAGLNLTEARIRELPLGSGIHRDSQVKGLMVICHKTTKSYACQGDVRRNGRHVRTVRMKIDRVDRIGLRDARNRAKALMSQIQSGIDPTDGPDETGITLERAMEAHIEEKPLRPRSEEGYRYHLNHYLKHWKKKAVADISRQMVRDLYAEMKRKNGNTTAGSVMRTLRAVINTAMRIDETLTGNPVAALHVPSNKRRKVAPLDIPDWWERVMKLKPQRRDLHVAMLLTGARRSSILLVKREDVDLDRRILTLTHMKTSDEPLQLPIGNGLAMILEQRMRADAPLGSDWLWPSPNSRSGHIAEPRDDGLPSPHEYRHHARTLFIAAGVPYAESALLLGQKLPGASGGYVHASHLVEQLRSYVQALEDMIFASAGAKFTEAPDGTVIDPMGFTLVLPAPE, encoded by the coding sequence ATGGCCGGTTTGAATTTAACAGAAGCCCGCATCAGGGAATTGCCCCTAGGGTCAGGAATACACAGAGACAGTCAGGTCAAAGGCCTGATGGTGATTTGCCACAAGACCACAAAGTCCTATGCCTGCCAGGGCGATGTCAGGCGTAATGGTCGGCATGTGCGCACAGTTCGGATGAAGATCGACAGGGTGGACCGTATCGGTCTGCGTGACGCCCGCAACAGGGCAAAGGCTCTGATGTCGCAAATCCAGTCCGGTATCGATCCGACCGATGGACCTGATGAAACAGGGATCACGCTTGAACGGGCGATGGAAGCGCACATCGAAGAAAAGCCGCTTCGCCCGCGCAGTGAGGAAGGCTATCGCTACCACCTCAATCACTACCTGAAGCATTGGAAGAAGAAGGCCGTGGCCGATATCTCCCGCCAGATGGTGCGTGACCTGTATGCCGAGATGAAGCGCAAGAATGGCAACACCACCGCCGGTTCGGTCATGCGGACATTGAGGGCTGTGATAAACACGGCCATGCGGATTGATGAAACCCTGACCGGCAATCCGGTTGCTGCTCTGCATGTCCCTTCCAATAAGCGGCGCAAGGTCGCCCCACTCGATATTCCAGATTGGTGGGAGCGGGTGATGAAACTGAAGCCGCAGCGCCGTGATCTGCATGTTGCAATGTTGCTGACTGGTGCTCGCCGCTCGTCAATCCTGCTGGTGAAACGTGAGGATGTGGACCTTGATCGCCGTATTCTCACCCTCACCCACATGAAAACCAGTGACGAACCGCTTCAGCTACCAATTGGCAACGGTCTGGCCATGATACTGGAGCAAAGGATGAGGGCTGATGCACCCTTGGGCAGTGACTGGCTGTGGCCATCGCCAAACAGCCGCAGTGGCCATATCGCAGAGCCAAGGGATGATGGACTGCCCAGCCCGCATGAATATCGCCACCACGCCAGAACACTCTTTATTGCAGCAGGTGTTCCCTATGCCGAAAGTGCCTTGCTACTTGGCCAGAAACTGCCTGGCGCTTCAGGTGGCTACGTCCATGCCTCACACCTTGTAGAACAGCTAAGAAGCTATGTTCAGGCACTCGAAGACATGATCTTTGCGTCTGCCGGTGCGAAGTTCACCGAGGCTCCTGATGGGACTGTAATCGACCCTATGGGATTCACATTAGTGCTGCCTGCTCCTGAATGA
- a CDS encoding NAD(P)H-dependent oxidoreductase, translating to MRCILVLDGHPHNDPDHYVHALASAYIKGAEELHEVRRVDLSKLDFPVLRDPDDWNSHTAPQGLAKVQEAMRWADHIVILYPLWLGDVPALLKAMLEQVARPGFAVEPAENGLYRQLLKGKSARLIVTMGMPAAAYSLFFRAHSVKSFKRNILHFAGVSPVRLSLMGSVAKSDDYRKTWLRKVERLGRSGR from the coding sequence ATGCGCTGCATACTCGTTCTCGATGGTCACCCGCACAACGACCCTGACCATTACGTCCATGCGCTTGCGTCCGCTTATATCAAGGGCGCCGAAGAACTTCACGAGGTCCGCCGGGTCGATTTGTCGAAGCTCGACTTCCCTGTGCTGCGCGACCCCGACGACTGGAATTCACATACGGCGCCGCAGGGCCTGGCCAAGGTGCAGGAGGCAATGCGCTGGGCGGATCACATCGTGATACTCTATCCGCTTTGGCTAGGAGACGTCCCGGCCTTGCTCAAAGCGATGCTTGAACAGGTGGCGCGGCCCGGATTTGCCGTCGAACCAGCCGAGAACGGGCTGTATCGCCAATTGTTAAAAGGCAAATCTGCGCGGCTTATCGTGACGATGGGAATGCCCGCCGCCGCCTATTCGCTGTTTTTCCGAGCGCATAGTGTGAAGAGCTTCAAACGAAACATCCTGCACTTCGCCGGGGTGTCACCAGTGCGCCTGTCGCTGATGGGCAGCGTGGCCAAAAGTGATGATTACCGCAAGACATGGCTGCGCAAAGTCGAAAGGCTCGGCCGGTCCGGGAGATGA
- a CDS encoding metalloregulator ArsR/SmtB family transcription factor, translating to MKMMDDLAAMTASAGEAAALMRALSNNSRLLILCHLAAAGELPVGSLVERIGISQSALSQHLAKLRQQGLVAYRRDSQTLYYRVADPRALQVLELLHSIYCPRLA from the coding sequence ATGAAAATGATGGACGATCTGGCCGCGATGACAGCAAGCGCGGGAGAAGCGGCAGCGCTGATGCGTGCACTGTCCAACAATTCGCGCCTGCTGATCCTGTGTCATCTTGCGGCGGCAGGCGAATTGCCGGTCGGTTCGCTTGTCGAACGCATCGGTATCAGCCAGTCAGCACTCTCGCAGCATCTGGCGAAGCTTCGCCAGCAGGGGCTGGTTGCTTACCGGCGCGATTCGCAGACACTTTATTACCGTGTGGCGGACCCGCGCGCGCTGCAGGTGCTGGAATTGCTGCATTCGATTTATTGTCCCCGGCTTGCCTAG
- a CDS encoding SulP family inorganic anion transporter produces MASLSRYLPILQWGRTYSKAALGADLMAAVVVTIMLIPQSLAYALLAGLPPVVGLYASILPLAAYAVFGTSRTLAVGPVAVVSLMTASAAGAVAAQGTAEYLEAAITLAALSGIMLAIMGALRLGFLANLLSHPVISGFITASGILIATSQLKHILGVSAPGDNWPDMLANLAGAVGQTNWWTLALGIAAVVFLFWVRGGAKPALHRLGATDAAAGAIARAGPVAAVAVTILAVAGFDLGAKGVTLVGAIPQGLPPFALPSFAPELIAQLWVPALLLSVIGFVESVSVAQTLAAKRRQRIDPDQELIGLGASNIASALSGGYPVTGGFARSAVNFDAGAETPAAGAFTAIGIALAALFLMPLLFNLPVATLAATIIVAVLSLVDLKTPVQLWRYSRTDFAAHIATIGITLLLGVEMGVVAGVSVGLLLYLWKASRPHAAIVGRVPGTEHFRNVLRHEVITLPELLSIRVDESLTFLNARWLEEFVLERVAERPALQHVILMFSAVNSVDASGLKSLEAIAHRLADGKIVLHLSEVKGPVIDRLAETGFLRNLSGDVFLSQDRAFSAVVAIIKAEPSDDPFQARGMI; encoded by the coding sequence ATGGCATCGCTTTCGCGCTATTTACCGATCCTTCAATGGGGGCGGACCTACAGCAAAGCAGCGCTGGGCGCTGACCTTATGGCAGCGGTGGTCGTGACCATCATGCTCATCCCGCAAAGCCTCGCTTACGCATTGCTGGCCGGACTTCCGCCGGTTGTCGGTCTTTACGCATCGATCCTTCCGCTGGCGGCCTATGCTGTTTTCGGGACCAGCCGGACTTTGGCGGTGGGGCCGGTCGCGGTGGTGTCGCTGATGACCGCATCCGCGGCGGGTGCGGTTGCCGCGCAGGGGACAGCCGAATATCTGGAGGCGGCGATAACGCTCGCAGCCTTGTCGGGTATCATGCTTGCTATCATGGGAGCGCTGAGGCTCGGGTTTCTGGCAAATCTGCTCTCGCATCCGGTTATATCGGGCTTTATCACTGCCAGCGGCATCCTGATTGCCACCAGTCAACTCAAACACATTCTCGGCGTGTCCGCCCCGGGTGATAATTGGCCGGACATGCTTGCCAATCTGGCCGGGGCGGTCGGACAGACCAATTGGTGGACGCTGGCACTGGGGATTGCGGCGGTCGTGTTTCTGTTCTGGGTTCGGGGCGGGGCCAAGCCCGCGCTGCATAGGCTGGGAGCTACGGATGCTGCTGCCGGTGCAATCGCCCGGGCCGGTCCCGTCGCAGCGGTGGCCGTGACGATTCTGGCTGTTGCCGGGTTTGATCTGGGCGCAAAGGGCGTCACGCTGGTCGGCGCGATTCCGCAAGGGCTGCCGCCCTTCGCGCTGCCCTCGTTCGCTCCGGAACTGATCGCACAGCTTTGGGTGCCTGCGCTGCTGCTCTCGGTCATCGGGTTCGTCGAAAGTGTCTCGGTTGCCCAGACGCTGGCCGCCAAACGCCGCCAGCGTATCGATCCCGACCAGGAATTGATCGGGCTCGGCGCCTCGAACATCGCCTCCGCCCTGTCGGGAGGGTATCCGGTCACCGGGGGCTTTGCGCGGTCGGCGGTAAATTTCGATGCGGGGGCCGAAACACCGGCTGCAGGCGCGTTTACGGCAATCGGAATAGCGCTGGCTGCACTGTTTCTTATGCCGCTGCTGTTCAACCTGCCCGTCGCGACGCTGGCCGCCACGATAATCGTGGCAGTCCTGAGTTTGGTGGATCTGAAGACTCCGGTCCAACTGTGGCGGTATTCGCGGACCGACTTTGCCGCGCATATCGCAACCATAGGCATCACGCTGCTGCTGGGAGTTGAAATGGGTGTGGTCGCGGGGGTTTCAGTCGGTCTGCTGCTTTATTTGTGGAAGGCATCGCGCCCCCACGCGGCGATTGTCGGCCGCGTGCCGGGAACCGAACATTTCCGCAATGTCCTGCGCCATGAAGTCATCACTTTGCCTGAACTTCTGTCGATCCGGGTTGATGAAAGCCTGACTTTCCTCAACGCGCGGTGGCTTGAGGAATTCGTCCTTGAACGGGTTGCCGAACGCCCCGCACTGCAGCACGTCATCCTGATGTTCTCGGCAGTCAATTCGGTCGATGCATCGGGCTTGAAGAGCCTGGAGGCGATCGCCCACCGCCTCGCCGACGGGAAGATCGTTCTGCATCTGTCCGAAGTCAAAGGCCCTGTGATAGACCGGCTGGCCGAAACCGGTTTCCTGCGGAATTTGAGCGGAGATGTGTTTCTTTCGCAGGACCGCGCATTTTCTGCAGTTGTGGCTATTATCAAAGCCGAACCGAGCGATGATCCGTTTCAGGCGCGCGGCATGATCTGA
- a CDS encoding MBL fold metallo-hydrolase, whose product MHTDPALKLAQEQVKGALRGDVRAPVVQAFFDEATFTASYVVHDPALKRAAIVDPVLDFDQASGRTSTHSADLIIEYVRQHGLTADWLLETHAHADHLSGAPYLQEHLGGKIAIGQEILTVQKVFGKIFNEGAGFAHDGSQFDHLFADGDRMEIGEIPFTALHVPGHTPADMAYVIGDAVFAGDTMFMPDYGTARADFPGGDAAVLFRSIRRLMQLPDETRVFLCHDYKAPSRAEFAWETTIGSQRQANVHVHEGVSEDEFVAMRTARDATLGVPRLILPSIQINMRAGHFPEPDDNGTRYLKLPLNTL is encoded by the coding sequence ATGCATACCGACCCAGCCCTGAAACTGGCACAGGAACAAGTAAAAGGTGCGCTGCGGGGCGACGTCCGGGCCCCAGTAGTACAGGCCTTTTTTGACGAGGCGACCTTTACTGCCAGCTATGTCGTTCACGATCCGGCCCTGAAGCGTGCCGCCATCGTCGATCCGGTGCTTGATTTCGATCAGGCGTCAGGCCGCACTTCAACGCATTCGGCCGACCTGATTATCGAATATGTCCGTCAGCACGGATTGACGGCCGACTGGCTGCTGGAAACCCATGCGCACGCCGATCACTTGTCGGGAGCGCCCTATTTGCAGGAACATCTGGGCGGCAAAATCGCTATCGGGCAGGAAATCCTGACTGTTCAGAAAGTCTTCGGCAAGATTTTCAACGAAGGCGCCGGTTTCGCGCATGACGGTTCGCAATTCGACCATCTGTTTGCCGATGGCGACAGAATGGAAATAGGCGAAATCCCTTTTACCGCATTGCATGTCCCGGGACATACCCCGGCGGACATGGCCTATGTCATCGGTGATGCGGTATTCGCGGGTGATACGATGTTCATGCCTGATTACGGCACTGCACGCGCGGATTTTCCCGGCGGCGACGCTGCGGTTCTGTTCCGGTCGATCCGCCGCCTTATGCAGCTGCCTGACGAAACACGCGTATTTCTTTGCCATGATTACAAGGCCCCTAGCCGGGCCGAATTTGCCTGGGAAACCACCATCGGTTCGCAGCGACAAGCCAATGTCCACGTTCATGAAGGCGTGAGCGAGGACGAATTCGTGGCCATGCGCACAGCCCGTGATGCGACGCTGGGTGTGCCGCGGCTGATTTTGCCGTCGATCCAGATCAATATGCGCGCCGGACACTTCCCCGAACCGGACGATAACGGAACCCGGTATCTGAAGTTGCCGCTCAACACACTGTAA
- a CDS encoding response regulator transcription factor, producing the protein MADCQVYLVDDDESVRRSLCFMLKTSGYRVESFDTGDAFLAAIGQLSPGCILLDVRMPGTDGLQVQSELNNRGVSYPVIVMTGHGDIEMAVTAMKAGATDFIEKPFEKVTLFEALQHAANRLANNDRRHARRDEARVLINVLTPRERDVLAGLVRGHPNKTIGYDLGISPRTVEIHRANVMGKLQVNNLSDLLRIAFAAGVGEAE; encoded by the coding sequence ATGGCTGATTGTCAGGTATATCTGGTGGACGACGACGAAAGCGTGCGCCGTTCGCTATGCTTCATGCTCAAGACTTCGGGCTACAGGGTGGAATCTTTCGATACCGGCGATGCATTCCTAGCGGCCATAGGCCAGCTTTCTCCGGGTTGTATCCTGCTCGACGTGCGGATGCCCGGCACGGACGGACTGCAAGTGCAGAGCGAACTGAACAATCGGGGGGTCAGCTATCCGGTGATCGTGATGACGGGCCACGGCGACATCGAAATGGCTGTGACGGCAATGAAGGCCGGCGCGACCGATTTCATCGAAAAACCGTTCGAGAAAGTTACCTTGTTCGAGGCGCTGCAACATGCCGCGAACCGGCTGGCGAATAACGACCGCCGCCATGCGCGGCGCGATGAAGCGCGGGTTCTGATCAACGTCCTGACACCGCGAGAGCGCGACGTGCTTGCCGGGCTGGTCAGGGGGCATCCCAACAAGACCATCGGCTATGATCTGGGGATCAGCCCGCGCACGGTTGAAATCCACCGCGCAAATGTGATGGGCAAACTGCAGGTCAACAATCTTTCCGACCTGCTTCGCATCGCCTTTGCAGCCGGCGTCGGCGAAGCAGAGTAA
- a CDS encoding PAS domain S-box protein, with amino-acid sequence MINNPAPSGAPAPQLFGELASLHALIDTVPDAMIVIDTGGKILSFSQGAERMFGYSEAEVAGENVSLLMPSPDRERHDSYLQHYMTTGERRIIGIGRVTTARARDGATFPIDLSVGEVKLEDRRVFAGFIRDLTDSRQTEKQLHSLQSELAHVSRISAMGTLATSLAHELNQPLTAIANYVEASIDLLADPTAENITHVRHALQESADEAIRAGQIVRRLREFISRGETTRHFVSLSKIVREATALALINGDARDVEFGQVLAKEDDRVLVDAVQIQQVLVNLIRNAVEAMQDSPVKRLLITSEMGQDNLMVVTVSDSGPGLDQHIAERLFHPFVSTKASGMGLGLSICNTIINAHGGKIWAEPSPMGGTQFHFSLVTERTAADNG; translated from the coding sequence ATGATTAATAACCCGGCCCCGTCTGGCGCACCTGCTCCGCAACTTTTCGGCGAGTTGGCCAGCCTGCACGCGTTGATCGACACAGTGCCCGACGCGATGATCGTGATCGACACCGGGGGGAAGATCCTGTCATTCAGTCAGGGGGCCGAGCGTATGTTCGGCTATTCGGAGGCCGAAGTGGCAGGCGAGAATGTCAGCCTGTTGATGCCTTCACCCGATCGCGAGCGGCACGATAGCTACCTGCAGCATTACATGACCACCGGCGAGCGGCGCATAATCGGTATTGGCCGCGTGACCACTGCACGCGCCCGCGACGGTGCCACATTCCCGATCGATCTGTCGGTTGGCGAAGTCAAACTTGAGGACAGGCGTGTGTTTGCCGGGTTTATCCGCGATCTCACCGACAGCAGGCAAACCGAAAAACAGCTTCATTCGCTGCAGTCCGAACTGGCTCATGTATCGCGTATTTCCGCTATGGGCACGCTGGCAACGTCACTGGCACATGAATTGAACCAGCCACTGACGGCAATCGCCAACTATGTCGAAGCCTCGATTGATCTGCTGGCTGATCCCACTGCCGAAAACATTACCCATGTTCGCCATGCGCTGCAGGAAAGCGCCGACGAGGCAATCCGTGCAGGGCAGATAGTGCGACGGCTGCGCGAATTTATTTCCCGCGGCGAAACGACCCGGCATTTTGTCAGCCTGTCCAAAATCGTGCGCGAAGCCACTGCGCTGGCTTTGATCAACGGCGATGCCCGTGATGTCGAATTCGGGCAGGTGCTCGCCAAGGAGGATGACCGGGTTCTCGTCGACGCAGTGCAGATCCAGCAGGTGTTGGTGAACCTGATCCGAAACGCGGTCGAAGCGATGCAGGACAGCCCGGTCAAGCGATTGCTGATCACCAGCGAAATGGGGCAGGATAATCTGATGGTCGTAACCGTCAGCGATAGCGGACCGGGCCTCGACCAGCATATTGCCGAACGCCTGTTCCATCCGTTCGTCAGTACCAAGGCCAGCGGAATGGGGCTGGGATTGTCGATCTGCAACACAATCATCAACGCGCATGGCGGCAAGATCTGGGCCGAACCGTCGCCCATGGGCGGCACACAGTTCCACTTCTCGCTGGTTACGGAAAGGACGGCAGCAGACAATGGCTGA
- a CDS encoding YeeE/YedE family protein, translating into MEPLNPLVALSGGVLIGLAAALLLLMSGRIAGVSGLTARALGIASSGPGRGEAAMFVAGLPLGAVAVNMFLRQPDVIVTSSVAILIAAGLLVGFGTRLGSGCTSGHGVCGMSRLSPRSFAATAAFMTAGVIVVGMARYMVGG; encoded by the coding sequence ATGGAACCGCTCAATCCGCTGGTCGCCTTGTCGGGAGGGGTCCTCATCGGGCTCGCAGCAGCATTGCTTCTGCTTATGTCCGGAAGGATTGCAGGGGTCAGCGGCCTGACAGCGCGCGCATTGGGAATTGCCAGCAGCGGGCCCGGGCGGGGCGAAGCCGCAATGTTTGTCGCCGGGCTCCCGCTTGGGGCCGTCGCCGTCAATATGTTCTTGCGCCAGCCGGATGTGATAGTGACATCGTCGGTGGCTATACTGATTGCGGCCGGATTGCTGGTCGGATTTGGCACCCGGCTTGGCAGCGGCTGTACCAGCGGACACGGCGTGTGCGGCATGTCACGTCTGTCGCCGCGCTCGTTCGCGGCCACCGCAGCCTTTATGACTGCCGGCGTGATCGTGGTGGGCATGGCGCGCTACATGGTGGGGGGCTGA
- a CDS encoding 2-hydroxyacid dehydrogenase encodes MKIAVFSTKPYDRRFLEAANLAVPAPHRLIFHEARLDACSAVAASDAEGVCPFVNDQVDARVLRILRGNGTRLICLRCAGYNNVDVKTAHALQMAVARVPAYSPHAVAEHTLAILLSLIRRIHRAYARVREGNFALDGLLGFDLHGRTVGVIGTGNIGLIVSQILAGFGCEVLGTDPVENDHFPGSYVALNDLLARSDIISLHCPLNPETRHMIDAGAIARMKDGITIINTSRGAVIDTRAIIMGLKSGKIGQLGLDVYEEASGIFFEDLSDQPIVDDTLARLLTFPNVLITGHQGFFTADALRAIAATTIANATAFETQGAPLHPVGISQVTPG; translated from the coding sequence GTGAAGATCGCGGTGTTCAGCACGAAGCCCTATGATCGCCGGTTTTTGGAGGCAGCCAATCTTGCTGTTCCTGCACCGCACAGGCTGATCTTTCACGAAGCGCGGCTGGATGCGTGCAGTGCGGTCGCCGCCAGCGATGCCGAGGGTGTTTGCCCGTTCGTCAATGACCAGGTTGATGCGCGTGTTCTGCGGATCCTGCGCGGTAATGGCACACGTCTGATCTGCTTACGCTGCGCCGGGTACAACAACGTCGATGTAAAGACCGCCCATGCCCTGCAAATGGCCGTCGCCCGCGTTCCGGCATATTCGCCGCATGCCGTGGCGGAACACACGCTCGCCATCCTGCTTTCGCTCATACGCCGTATCCACCGTGCCTATGCCCGCGTGCGCGAAGGAAACTTTGCGCTCGACGGGTTGCTGGGCTTCGATCTGCACGGGCGCACAGTGGGGGTTATCGGGACAGGCAATATCGGACTGATCGTGTCGCAAATTCTGGCCGGGTTCGGCTGTGAAGTATTAGGCACCGATCCGGTGGAGAACGACCATTTTCCCGGCAGCTATGTCGCATTGAACGATCTGCTGGCCCGCAGCGATATCATCAGTCTCCACTGTCCGCTCAATCCCGAAACGCGGCATATGATCGACGCCGGCGCAATCGCCCGGATGAAAGACGGGATCACGATCATCAACACCAGCCGCGGGGCCGTGATAGACACACGTGCGATCATTATGGGCCTGAAATCCGGCAAGATCGGGCAGTTGGGGCTTGATGTTTACGAGGAGGCAAGCGGCATATTTTTCGAGGATTTATCGGATCAGCCCATCGTCGATGACACGTTGGCCAGATTGCTGACTTTCCCCAACGTGCTGATTACCGGTCATCAGGGCTTTTTTACCGCCGATGCATTGCGCGCCATTGCTGCCACCACGATTGCCAACGCCACTGCTTTCGAAACACAGGGAGCACCGCTGCACCCGGTCGGGATATCACAGGTGACGCCGGGTTAG